The DNA region TGTTATATAAACAGTAATAAAACTTATTTAAATAAAGATAATAGATTTATGAGCGAAAAAGATATTTTGATATCTTTTGGTTTTACTAAAGATGTTTTGAATTTTGAATTTTATTTTTTGAGTCTTATTTACAAAGTTGATCTTATAGTTTTTTCTATGGAATTTTCAAATAATATAATAGATAAAATTTATTCACATATACATTCAAACGTAAGAAAAGTTAATATTCCTTCTTTGATAATCAACAATAATAATGGCGTAACAAAAATATCTTACATTATTCCAAATTATAAAAATGAATTTGTTATTAAAAATGCAATATATGTGTTTTTAGATTATGAAAAGAAAGGAAATTACATGTTCACTTTTGGAAAGTATTTATCAGATCTAAAAGAAACTTTGCATTCTTTTGATGTTAAAGTTATGAGGTAAAAAAATGAAAAGCAACCAATTTTTTTTAAAATTACATTATATAAAATTAAAAAGTACTATTTTTCAATCATTAAAAAAAATAAACGACACGAGAATTAACGATAAAGATACTATTGGAATTTATGCTATAAATAATCTAAGTCCCATAAAACTTATAAAATCCTTCGCCGAAGGTATAAACGAAGGATTCTATGTTTTTCTATATTCTACTAACAACAAAATTCATCGCAAAAAATTAACTTTAATAAACGAGTTGACAAATATTTACGGAGTATTTTTAATAATTTTTGAAAAAAACAACATTATCAAATTATTTAATAATAACTGTAACTATATAAACTTGGAAAAAAGTTTAAAAAACCGAGTTTTTTCAATAAATTCTAACAAGATCTCTTTTCTTCTTCCTGAAGAATTAGCCAATCCTGCAGTTTTAATGACTTTGAAAATGCAAGAAATAGATATTATCTTTGTCAATAGTTATTCTAATTTTTTCAATCAAGATGTTTCAAACATCTTACTTTCTTACGTCATAACAGATAAAAACATATATACTCCCGCAATCTTTGACGAAAAAATTGTTGTTAAAGCAGATAAAAATAAAATTATTCTCAATATGGGTCATTTAAAAACTATAAAAAATAATTACTTAGAAACAAATTATAACGACCTTAATCAAATAAAATCTAAGATAAATCTTATTTAGAACAAATTATCTATTTTTTGAGACATTCATTCGGAGCAAATTCTTTTCTATCCTTGTTTGTAATTTTATCTTTTTAAAGTTATCTTCACTTGCTTTGAGCTCTTCTTGAGCTCTTTCTATAGCTCTTTTAGCAGCTTCAATATCTATGTCTTCAGCTTTTTCGGCAGCAGTAGTAACAACGATCATTTCTACACCGTTCATCTCTACTATACCCCCATGAACCGCAAAAACTTCGTTCCGATTGCCTATTTTTATAGTTAATGGAGCAATTCTCAACATTCCTACAAAAGGAAGCCTATTGGTTAAACTACCCATATATCCTTCTTTTGTAGCGAGTTCTACATATTCAACTTCATCTTCGAACCTTGTTCCTTCCGGGGTAACTATTTTAAGTTTAAATATTAGAATCACCAACCTTTAAATTTTAAAAAATTCTACTTACAACTTTTTAGCTTTTTCTACTGCTTCTTCTATAGTACCAACCATATAAAAAGCATTTTCTGGTAAATCATCGTATTTTCCTTCAAGAATTTCTTTAAAACCTTTTATTGTATCTTCAACGTTTACATATTTACCAGAATAATTAGTGAACCGCTCAGCAACAAAAAAAGGTTGAGTTAAAAACCTTTGAATCCTTCGAGCCCTATTAACAACTTTTCTATCTTCTTCAGAAAGCTCTTCTATACCCAGTATAGCTATAATATCTTGAAGATCCTCATATCTTTGTAATACCTCTTTAACTTGTCTTGCAACCAAATAATGTTCCTCTCCCACAATATTTGGATCTAACATTTTCGAAGTTGAATCCAAAGGATCAACTGCGGGATAAAGCCCTAACTCAGATTGCTTTCTTGAAAGGTTAATATTTGCATCTAAGTGAGCAAAAGTTGTAGCTGGCGCAGGATCAGTGAAATCATCTGCAGGAACATATATAGCCTGAACAGAAGTTATAGATCCATCTTTAGTCGAAGTAATTCTTTCTTGTAATTGCCCCATTTCCGTAGCCAAGGTAGGCTGATAACCCACTGCAGAAGGCATTCTTCCAAGCAATGCGGAAACTTCCGAACCAGCTTGTACAAATCTAAAAATATTATCAATAAACAACAGAACATCTTTTTTTTGTATATCTCTAAAATATTCAGAAATAGTAAGGGCAGTTAAAGGAACTCTAAACCTTGCTCCCGGTGGTTCATTCATTTGTCCAAACACTAACACTGTACTATCTATAACTCCTGTCTCTTTCATCTCAAGCCAAAGGTCGTTACCTTCTCTTGTCCTTTCTCCAACACCTGCAAACACTGAGATACCTTGATGTTCCTTAGCTATATTCCTTATCAATTCCATAACCAAAACTGTTTTTCCAACTCCAGCTCCACCAAAAAATCCTATTTTACCTCCCCGTGGAAAAGGGGCTAAAAGATCTATACATTTTATGCCGGTTTCTAAAATCTCTATTCGTGTATCCTGATCTTTTAAAGGAGGAGGAGCTTTATGTATGGGCCAATAATCTTCACCTTTCACTTCTCCCTTTTCATCTATAGGATTACCTAATAAATTAAACATCCTTCCCAATGTATCTTGGCCTACTGGAACTTTTATTGGACTACCCATATTTATAACCTCTTGTCCACGTTTTAATCCATCAGTAGAATCCATAGCAACACATCTTGCTGTATCATCACCTATTAATTGTTCAACTTCTAAAACAATTTCTTCGTTAGTATAAATATTTCTCGCTTTTAAAGCATCGAAAATGTTAGGTAATTCCCCAGCAGAAAACCTTACATCCACTACAGGGCCAATTATGCTAACTATCGTTCCTGTTTTTTCTTGCATTAAATTACCTCCTATTGCATATTTGCACCGTTAACTATCTCTATCAATTCTTGGGTAATTGATGTTTGCCTTTGCTTATTATATTCAAGGTTCAATTCTTCTATTAAATCGTGAGCATTATCAGTTGCATTTTTCATAGCATTCTGTCTCGCATGGAACTCACTCAATTTTGTTTCAAACAAGAAAAGATAAATTTTTGACAAAACATAAAAATAAGCCGCTTGCTCAAAAACTTCTTCCTCCATCGGTTCATATTCATACCTTGCATCCAACTTTTCATTTTTCCCTTTTATTGGAAGTAAATCAAAAACTTGAGGCAACTGAACCAATGCATTCCTTAATTTACCATAAACAACCTTAACTCTTTTTATATTATTCTCTCTCATAATTTCAAACATATCTTCAACCAAATATTCCGCATGATCAATTTTTGGTATATCGTATATGTTAGTCCTATTTAAAAAAATTTTTTCATTTTTCAATGCCGAATATCCTTTCGTTCCAATAACAAAATATCCTTTAAAATCTGTTAATTTTGATTTTAAGCTTAACGCTTCTCTTGTCAAATCACCTGGAAAAGAACCTGCTAATCCCATTTCTGGAGTTATAAGCAAAACAAGAGTTCCTTCTCCATCTTGAGTATAAAAGCTATCTTCATTTACTGGTACTTTTTCTAAAATCTTTTCAGAATAGTAAGCATAATTTTTAACTGTATCCCACTGTTTTTGTATCTTATTGAGCCTTGCAGTAGCAACCATTTGCATAGCCCTTGTTATCTGCATTGTTGATTCTGTCGAAGCTATTCTTCTTTTTATACTTCTTAAATTACCTCGACTCATTTAAAATCACCACCAAACTATTTAAAAACTTTCAAAAACTTCGATGCCGCTTGATTTAATTCATTTTTTACCTCTTCAGTCAAATCTTTTGTTTCTTTTATTTTCTTCAAAGTATTCGAATAATTTTCTTTCACATATGAAATAAACTGCTTCTCAAAACTACCTATTTTTTCAGTAGGTATTTGATCTAAATAACCTTGTGTTGCAACATATATTATCGTTACCTGCTCTTCTAATTCCATTGGAGAATATTGCGGTTGTTTCATCAATTCAGTTAGTTTTTCACCTTTAATTAATTGTTTTTTAGTAGACTCATCAAGATCAGCTGCAAATTGAGTAAATGATTCTAACTCTCTATATTGTGCCAAATCCAACTTCAAAGAGCCAGCAACTCTTTTCATTGCTTTTGTTTGTGCATCTCCACCAACCCTTGAAACTGATAATCCGATATTGACAGCCGGCCTAATTCCAGCATTAAAAAGGCTCGGCTCTAAATAAATTTGACCGTCTGTTATAGATATAACGTTGGTGGGAATATATGCAGAAATATCATTAGCTTGAGTTTCTACTATTGGTAATGCAGTTAAAGAACCATTTCCGTGTTCTTCGTTTAATCTTGAAGCTCTTTCCAACAATCTCGAATGTAAATAAAAAATATCTCCTGGATAAGCTTCCCTTCCAGGTGGCCTCCTCAATAGTAAAGAGACCTCACGATAAGCCGCTGCATGTTTAGAAAGGTCGTCATATATAACTAATGCATCCTCTCCATTAAACATAAAATATTCTCCAATTGCGGCTCCTGCATAAGGAGCTATATACTGAAGTGAGGCAGGATCAGATGCATCAGCTGCTACAATAACGGTATAATCCATGGCACCATACTTTTCCAAATTATCGATTGTTCGAGCTAAAGCAGAAGCTTTCTGACCAATAGCCACATATACACAATACATATTTTTGCCTTTCTGATTTATAATAGTATCAACAGCAATTGCAGTTTTCCCTGTTTGTCTATCTCCAATTATTAATTCTCTCTGACCTCTACCTATTGGAATTAAAGCATCTAAAACTTTTATCCCAGTTTGAACAGGAGTATCAACAGGTTTTCTTGTAATAACTCCCATTGCTTTCCTTTCTATAGGATAGAAATCTTTTGCTTTGATTTCACCTTTACCATCAAGAGCGATTCCCAAAGGATTTACGACTCTTCCTAATAAACTTTCTCCAACAGGCACTTCTATAATTCGCTTTGTCCTAATTAATTTGTCTCCCTCTTTAATACCTTTGTAATCATCTAAAGTTATTATACCCACATTATCTTCTTCTAAATTCATAGCGATACCATAAACTTTCGTTCCATTAGAAGCTTCTATTTCAACTAATTCATTTGTCATAACATCTTTTAAACCATATGCCCTAACTATACCATCACTGACTTGCATTACCCATCCAATTTCTTTTATTTCGCCACTCTCATAACTCTTTATGCGTTCTTCAATTACTTTTGTCAATTCATCTGGGTTAACCCTCAAAAAATTCACCTCCAGCAGTCGGTGCATAGGCAGACTGTATGTTTTCCAAAAATCCTTTAACAGAATAATCAAAAAATTTGTCACCAATGTATAATTGTAATCCACCTATGATTTCTTCATTATATTCAGTTATTAACTTTATTTTTCTTCCGGTTTTATTATGAATAACGTTTTTGATATCTTTCAACAATTCATTTGAAATTTTCTTTGATAATACAATCTTAACTTCTACAACCTTTTTTAATTCCAAACTTTCTTCGTGTAAAATACTGCTAATAAGAGGGATTAACTGTTGCCTACGCTTCTGAACCAATATACGTAAAAAATTACGAAAAATATTATTATTTAACCCGCTTATTTCTAAAAGCTTATCAACGATATAATCATAAGGTAATAAAGGGCTATAAACGATGTCTCTAATTGATTCGTCTTTTTCGACAGTTTCTACAATTTTTTGAAAAGCTTCTACAAAATTATCAAGGTTTTCAATTTCCCCGCTTTCTCTTAAAACCTCTAAAAAAGCATACACATATTTAGAGGCTAAATAATAAGAAGCTTTCATCATAAGTCCCCTTTATCTTGAAGGCTTTTTATTGCTCTTCTAACTATTTCTTCATTTTTTTGTTTGTCTATTTGTTCTTTAAGTATCATAGAAGAAATGCTAAGCGATAATGCAATTAACTTTGACTGTAAATCTTTCACAGCATTTTCTTTTATCTCTTCAGCTTCCTTTTCGGCTTTCTCCAAAATATTTTTACGTTGATTTTCTGCTTCTTCCTGCGTAGATTTTAAAATTAATTTTGCCTGCTCATTCGCTTGTTCAATAATTTCATGCCTTTTATCTTCTATTTCCAATAATTGCTTATCTAATTCTTCTTTTTTAGCCTGTGCTTCTAACCTAAGTTTCTCAGCCTCATTCAAATTCTTTTCAACTTCTTGTTTACGCTTATCCGTAATATCAAAATAAGGCTTATACAATAACCTATACATTAAAAGCATAAAAGCTATAAAACCCACTAAATTAACTATCGAAGTAAGATTAAAAGATAACATTAAATCACCCCTTCAGGGATCTTTCTTTATATTTTCCCAAAATATATTTACATGTTTATGGAAGAACAAACAACAATATTAAAGCAACGACCAACGAGTAAAGACCCGTTGTCTCAGCAATAGCATCAGCTAAAATCATATTTGTTCTTATTGTACCAGCAAGTTCGGGCTGCCTCGCCATAGCATCCATAGCATGAGCTCCAACTTGACCTTCACCCAATCCAGGACCAATAGCTCCTATTCCCATTGCAATTCCTGCCCCTAACAATTTACCTAAATAATAAAGTCCCCATCCTACATATCCACCGTTTTCAATTAAAGTTTGAAGCATTGAACTTAGATCCATCTCTTTTCCTCCCTTGCTTTTTATAATATTCTTTTATAATTTCTAAAACTTACATTTTGTTGATATTATAATTAAAGCTTAAAAATCGCTAATATAAAACCTAATCCAACATAGTACCAATATAAACTATAGTTAATAAAGAAAATACAAACGCTTGAATTATTCCAAAAAACCATCCAAAAATAGCCCAAAGAAACACTGGCATTACAAAATATTTTATCAAACTACTTATAATTAAAACCAACATACCTCCTCCCACTACGTTACCATATAACCTAAAAGAATGAGATATTGGCTTTGCGATTTCACTAACAATGTTTATAGGAAACATTATCGGATTTGGTTCAAGTAACGATTTAAACCATTTCCCAATTCCTTTTGATCTTATAGCAAAAAAATGGCTTATTATCAAAACCATTATTGCGTATGTTAGGTTCACATTTAAATCAGAAGTAGGAGGATACCATGTATCTGTAAACAACTGTACTTTAAGACCGTCAGCTATAGGAACAACATTTATTCCAGGAATACCCCCTAAAACATTTGACACAACTATGTATAAAAAAAACGTAGTAGCTATAACAAAGGTATGTTTTCTATATTTTGGATTTGGAACAACTTCTTCTGTGATTTCCCAAAAAAAATCAAAAAAACTTTCAACCGCTGCCTGTAACCTTCCAGGAATCCTTTCAAATTTCACACTTCGCGCAAATAAAAGAAGGATAAACATCACAGAAAAAGACATTATCAACGTCATAGGATTTATTTGACCAAAAAAACCACCTTTCCCAAAAGAAACAATCCAACTTTGACCTACACCTTCTAAATTCATTTCGAATATAAATAAATTTACTAACCCTAACCCAATATAAAGAATGAAAAAAAAGATAGTCATATTTTTTAGTCTCTCAGTTGTCACTCACGCACCTCCTCTTCCTTAACTTCTACTATCTTAAAAATTATGAAATTCAGTTTCTATGAATATTTTAACGTTCAATTTTTTCAAAAATCTCTCCCTTGTTATAAACCCACCTTAAACTCAGATGCTTATTTTTAAAAAACCTTTATTTTAAAGATACTTCAGCTATACAATCTATTTATAAGAAAGGTAAACAGAAACTTTCATATTGATTAAACCTAAAAAGCTTAACATTAACGCGGTCAAAGAATTATAGGCTGCAATACCCAAAATTATGCCATATAAAAGATATCTAAGAAAAAATCCCGGCAAAATCTTTCTTACTTTTGAACCAACTTCCATTTTTTTAATCTCTTCTGCCAAAGAATAAAACCCTAAAATAGCTCCTAATCCGCCCCAAAGCACCCACAAAGATTCATAAGAAAAGAAAAAAGAAAGTGTCACAGTTTCAATCGCTACTATTATTACTGTTTTTATTATTAACTCTTTGAGCTTCTTTTTCAGCTCTGTCATATTTTTCAGCCTCTTTCAAAAGCTCTTTTACTGCCGAATATAATCCCGAAATCATACCTAAAAATATCAACAAAACTATCCATATTTGCTGTCCTGTAAATTTAGTTATTAAATATCCTATCAAAAAACCAACAAAAATATTTGACAAAACAATTACAGCAAAATAAACGATCAGATTCAATGAACGAAAATAATCAAAGTTATACTTCTTCAATTTTTAACCTCCATAAAAATAACCTAATAACAATTATACTATTTATTCGATAAAAATTCAAATATGTATGTTAACTAATTGATATGACACACTCACATATAGTCTTTACATCCCTTAAAATCATGGCTTACAGATATTTAATGAAAAACTTAAGATAAACAATCATTAAGACAAGAAGGAATGAAAGAAGGTATCGAAAAAGGTAAACATGAAGCTGAAAAAGAATTCGCAATTAAGGCATTGAGTTGAAGATTTGGAAGAGAATTATCTGTAAATTTATTATAACCAACATTAATTCACAATTACATAATTGGTCCAATTTGTATTCTTTTATTATCATAACTTTTAAATCAAGAGATTAGTAAAAGCAACCTTTAAAAGGAATTAAACAAATTCTCTTTTTAAAGGGATAAATACAATATATTTGATAAATTAATACGTTAATCAATTAAAATATAAGAAAACTTTTTCGTTAATATTAAAGATTGGGTATTTTTTTGATCAATTTTAGCGATTACTTCCCAATCACCTTCTACCAATGTTTCATTAATCTCAATTCCTATGGAAGGATATGTAAGCGCCTGAGTTACCATTTCACCTTTTCCTGGCGTTTTTAAGAATAATTCTATCAGTATTTTTTTATTATCTTCATCAATCCCTATACTATTTAGATTCAAAACATAACCTCCTGTCCTTTTTTCTCCAGCACTTATACAGATAATAAAAGGAACTTTCTTTACATCGGTGACTGGTACATTATTTTGATAAATCAATACATCAGGTGTTTGACTTCTTACAAAACATTCGACAATTTCATAATTCATTGCCTTCTCTCCTTTTTCTTGTGATTCATCGAATATAAGATCATTTTTTTCTATGTATTCATCAGTATTTTTTCCAACTTCTTCTTCAATAAGTTTTTCCTCTGATGAAGAATACAAAAAATATCCTGTCCCTAAAATAATTCCAGTCATCAAAACAATCATAAATATTTGATTAAAATTCATAATATCTCCTCCTCGTATAATAGTAAATAGTCACTTTAGAAATTCTAAAATCTAAGTTTTGCCAATATTTTAGTTTTAAATTTTTTCAAAAATACCTCCATAGCTCTAATCTTTACTAATTCTTAATTCTTTTAACTTTTTCGGTACTTGTACCAAAGGTGGGAAAGAGGGCTCCGCCCTGGACCCATTTTAAATTCAAATGCTTATTTTTAAAAAATTCCCAATTCCTAAAATCTTTAATTAAAATATAGTCTTCAACTTAACTCCATTATAAATCCAAAACTTTAATTTTTGAAAATTTTTTATTTATAAAATGCCTGCAATTATCATTTAATTATACATCAAAAATATATAAAAAATATTAAAGTTGGGACCTTTAGGCCCCAACTTTATTTAAAGCTATAACTTAAAATATTGTCCAAGGAACGCCGTATCCACCGTATTCATCTATAAATCCAAAACCAGGATTATTTATAGGAATTGCTACTGGAATATTATTATTATTTATTGTTATCTCTCCACTTATACCAAATGGTTTAGCTATTACAATGTCATCTAACCACGCCGTATCTTCACCCACAGACAGACTAATATCTTTTTCATACGCAAATCTTACGGTGTGGCTCCCACTATCTAATAAAACACTATAAGTCATCCAATCTTGTTCGCCACTTAAACGCAACTTTTCAACATTATTTACATACACTTTAAACCAATCATAATTATTCTCCGAAGATACTTTAACCTTAAAAGACAATGAAGCGACAGTATCAACAGTAAATGTTGTTTCTACCCAACTTTTTTGATTATCATTAATATTTCCAAATTTCAGAACTTTAGCTCCATCAATTACTTCTATATAGGGTTCTGCATGTCCGCCACTTTCCCAGTTAAAGAACTCATGTTCTAAATCACCATCTTCGAAATCTTCCTTTGCAATTATTTTTTCTTCAGGTATATCTCCTTCATAATCATAAACTAAATAATAATGACCGCTCTCTTCTATATAAGGTAATAAATCAATAATTATTTTCTCGTAACTTCTTATATCAAAAGCTTCCACAATATAAAAATCTTGATCTAATAATAAAACAGATAAACTTCCTGGGAATGGAAGGTCGCTTGTTAGTTTTGCTTTAAACTGGGTAGTTTCAAATTCTTGAGTATATATTGTTGTTTGAGTATATATTGTTGGTATGTCTTCTGAGAGAGGTTCTACAGTAACTTTATTTGTATAACTAAGCGCTTCTGCCATTCTGTAATTAGGTGCATATGCATATAAATACTCTGGGCCACCTATAATTATTTTGTATTCTCCCGGCTCTATCCAAGCAAATAATTCGTAACCTTCATTATTAGTCTTGCCATAATATCTTTTACCCGTTTCTTTATTTTCTAAAGTAATGTTAACGCCGGGTAAATAATAGCCACCCTTTTTAGTTTTTGCTTCTACTCTTAGAATACCGCCCTTATATTCATTTGGGTCAAGATTAAGAGAGTTCGCGGCATTTATTCTTCCATAGCCTGAAGCAGTATCATAACCTGAAACATCTATATCTTCTGCTCCTTCTTCTATCATCTTTCTTATTTGATAAACATCTGCATCTGGATATTTTTCTTTCAATAACGCTGCTAAAGCAGAAACATAAGGAGCCGCCATAGAAGTACCTGCCCAATAAGCGTAAGGTTCTTTCCCACCTACTCCTTCTATTCCTTCACTTGAAGCAAGTCTTACCGGAATAGATGAAATTACGTTGTCACCTGGAGCTGCTACAGAGACATATTCTCCCCTTGAAGAAAAAGAAGTAACTTCATCTCTTGCATTACTTGCTGCAACACCTATTACTCCAGTAAATGCTGATGGGTAATGCCAGAATTGATCAGTAGTATCATTACCAGCAGATGCAACAACCACTACGTTATTCATAAGAGCGTAATCAAATGCATCTTTTAGTATGTTGGAATATCCTCCACCACCCCAACTGTTTGATAAGACGTTTGCTCCGTTATTTACAGCCCATACTATTCCGTCAGCGACTGCATAGTCGCCCACATAACTAGGTCTAAAGATTCTAATAGGCATAATCTTAGCATCTGGTGCTAATCCTGATATTCCTATATCATTATTTCTTTTAGCAGCTATTATTCCAGCTGTATGCGTTCCATGACCGTCTGAATCAGAATCTATATTGGGCGCAATTGTCCTTCTATAATAAGGATCGTAACCTTGCACTAATTGACCTTCTAAATCAGGATGAGTGCCGTCTGTACCTGTATCTAATAATCCAACTATTACTCCCTCTCCAGTTGCGGAAGCCCAAGCGGTTTCGGCTTCTAATCGGTCAAGAGCATATTGGAAGCTTCTAAACGGATCTGTTGTTTCTGGAGTGACATTGTTATTGAGCTGTATAGAATTGTTTCTTTGAATTTGAGGATCTTGGCCTTTAATTACAGGAATTAATCTTCTATCGGTATAATTTGGTTCGATGTATCTTATCCCATCTATCTTTTCATTTTTAATAATCTCAAAAGCTTTATTTACATCCATAACACTTGTGTCTAATTTTATAAGTACTGCATTAAGTTCAGGTATTTCTTTTTCAACTTTCGCACCTTTCTCATCTTTAAATTTTGACAATAACTCCTTTACTGCTTCGTCTCTTTTTCCTTCTTCATAACCAACAACTAATTCATTATCGTTATATTCGCGACCTTGAAGTTCTATAAAAGTCGGAATATATATTCTTGAATTATTTAGATTTGAAACAGAATTATCGTTTAGATTATTATCATAATCAGATATTGCATTCAAGTTCATACAACCTGAAATTATAAAAACCAAAGAAACAGCTAAAACAACTATTATTGAAAATCTCTTTTTCATTTTGTCTTACCCCCTTTCTCAATTATTTCCAGTTGTAAATTCATTATGCATTTCAGGCATTACTCCTCCAAAAGGATCTATACCCCAACCATAGTCTATTGCTATAGAATATGCCAAACTATCTGAATCATAAGACACAGCGTATGCGTAATCTACTCCCCAGTCATAGGTTTTACCAGCTTCCAATTTATTATCTCCATAATAATAAATTCCAGAAGGCAAATATAAGAACCAACTTAAATCTTCATATTCAGGGCTTCCTTCATTCCCTTTAAAAGTTACAGAAACTTCTGCAGCTCCTACTGTTGCAAAATCGTACATGTAAACAGTAGAGCCTTCTAAAATCCCTGGGAAAATATAATTTTCACTTTGTACTAAATCGTATACCCACATTGTATAGTAGTACTCAACAACAGATTCAGGAGAAATTAACTCTTTTGTGGGTTCCCAAACAAAGGTTGGTTGTCTTGAAACGTTTGTTTCTCTATCTGCTGGTGACCTTAAATTAACGTTAAAACTATCAAGAGGAACAACTGAACCTAATTTAACAAGTTCACTTTCTTCATTTCCTTTGTAGGAAGTGACGGCATACCATACTTCTTTACCTGCTTCGTTTTGTGCTGATGGATCTAAATAATAACCAGATCCTACAGTAGCTATTTTTCTATAATTAACTCCGTCAAAAGATCTATAAACGTTATATCCATCTGGACGAACAACATTTGGCCCAACAAGTCCGTAGTAATACAATGTGTCATAATCAAACCAGCTTATTTCTATCCATAAGTTAGTTCCTTGTGGTGCAGCTTCTATCCCTGTACCAAAATTTTTTAATGGTTCAAAATCTTGTGGTAAGTCATTAGCGCCATTAAAATCAAACTTATCAGAAACTATTTTTAATAGTTTATCGTTGTTATAAAATTCTACTCCTTGATTCCTTGTATAAGATACTATGCCAACATATCCAAAATCTACTGGACTTATAGGAACAAAGAGTGCTCCTTCAACTTCTTCGATTTCTTTAGTTATTGTTATGTATTCTATCTTTTCTACTCTATTGTCATTATAATCATAAAATACAACATATAAAGGATTTTCTCCATAAAAATTTGAAATATCAATCGTAAATGTAGCTGTTTTTGTATCTGAAGCAATATATCGCTCTCCCAAAGAGCCTGAACCCGGAACACTTCCTATTTTAGCGTAAATAACACTCGGATGATTATCTGTCTCAACATCAACTCTTAACGTGAAACTTCCTGTAATATTGGTGATATCTAATTCGTTACCTTGCAAATCAAAAAAACTGAGAGT from Petrotoga sp. 9PWA.NaAc.5.4 includes:
- the atpA gene encoding F0F1 ATP synthase subunit alpha, encoding MRVNPDELTKVIEERIKSYESGEIKEIGWVMQVSDGIVRAYGLKDVMTNELVEIEASNGTKVYGIAMNLEEDNVGIITLDDYKGIKEGDKLIRTKRIIEVPVGESLLGRVVNPLGIALDGKGEIKAKDFYPIERKAMGVITRKPVDTPVQTGIKVLDALIPIGRGQRELIIGDRQTGKTAIAVDTIINQKGKNMYCVYVAIGQKASALARTIDNLEKYGAMDYTVIVAADASDPASLQYIAPYAGAAIGEYFMFNGEDALVIYDDLSKHAAAYREVSLLLRRPPGREAYPGDIFYLHSRLLERASRLNEEHGNGSLTALPIVETQANDISAYIPTNVISITDGQIYLEPSLFNAGIRPAVNIGLSVSRVGGDAQTKAMKRVAGSLKLDLAQYRELESFTQFAADLDESTKKQLIKGEKLTELMKQPQYSPMELEEQVTIIYVATQGYLDQIPTEKIGSFEKQFISYVKENYSNTLKKIKETKDLTEEVKNELNQAASKFLKVFK
- the atpG gene encoding ATP synthase F1 subunit gamma, whose amino-acid sequence is MSRGNLRSIKRRIASTESTMQITRAMQMVATARLNKIQKQWDTVKNYAYYSEKILEKVPVNEDSFYTQDGEGTLVLLITPEMGLAGSFPGDLTREALSLKSKLTDFKGYFVIGTKGYSALKNEKIFLNRTNIYDIPKIDHAEYLVEDMFEIMRENNIKRVKVVYGKLRNALVQLPQVFDLLPIKGKNEKLDARYEYEPMEEEVFEQAAYFYVLSKIYLFLFETKLSEFHARQNAMKNATDNAHDLIEELNLEYNKQRQTSITQELIEIVNGANMQ
- the atpH gene encoding ATP synthase F1 subunit delta; the protein is MKASYYLASKYVYAFLEVLRESGEIENLDNFVEAFQKIVETVEKDESIRDIVYSPLLPYDYIVDKLLEISGLNNNIFRNFLRILVQKRRQQLIPLISSILHEESLELKKVVEVKIVLSKKISNELLKDIKNVIHNKTGRKIKLITEYNEEIIGGLQLYIGDKFFDYSVKGFLENIQSAYAPTAGGEFFEG
- the atpD gene encoding F0F1 ATP synthase subunit beta codes for the protein MQEKTGTIVSIIGPVVDVRFSAGELPNIFDALKARNIYTNEEIVLEVEQLIGDDTARCVAMDSTDGLKRGQEVINMGSPIKVPVGQDTLGRMFNLLGNPIDEKGEVKGEDYWPIHKAPPPLKDQDTRIEILETGIKCIDLLAPFPRGGKIGFFGGAGVGKTVLVMELIRNIAKEHQGISVFAGVGERTREGNDLWLEMKETGVIDSTVLVFGQMNEPPGARFRVPLTALTISEYFRDIQKKDVLLFIDNIFRFVQAGSEVSALLGRMPSAVGYQPTLATEMGQLQERITSTKDGSITSVQAIYVPADDFTDPAPATTFAHLDANINLSRKQSELGLYPAVDPLDSTSKMLDPNIVGEEHYLVARQVKEVLQRYEDLQDIIAILGIEELSEEDRKVVNRARRIQRFLTQPFFVAERFTNYSGKYVNVEDTIKGFKEILEGKYDDLPENAFYMVGTIEEAVEKAKKL
- the atpB gene encoding F0F1 ATP synthase subunit A, giving the protein MTTERLKNMTIFFFILYIGLGLVNLFIFEMNLEGVGQSWIVSFGKGGFFGQINPMTLIMSFSVMFILLLFARSVKFERIPGRLQAAVESFFDFFWEITEEVVPNPKYRKHTFVIATTFFLYIVVSNVLGGIPGINVVPIADGLKVQLFTDTWYPPTSDLNVNLTYAIMVLIISHFFAIRSKGIGKWFKSLLEPNPIMFPINIVSEIAKPISHSFRLYGNVVGGGMLVLIISSLIKYFVMPVFLWAIFGWFFGIIQAFVFSLLTIVYIGTMLD
- a CDS encoding F0F1 ATP synthase subunit C, producing MENGGYVGWGLYYLGKLLGAGIAMGIGAIGPGLGEGQVGAHAMDAMARQPELAGTIRTNMILADAIAETTGLYSLVVALILLFVLP
- the atpF gene encoding F0F1 ATP synthase subunit B: MLSFNLTSIVNLVGFIAFMLLMYRLLYKPYFDITDKRKQEVEKNLNEAEKLRLEAQAKKEELDKQLLEIEDKRHEIIEQANEQAKLILKSTQEEAENQRKNILEKAEKEAEEIKENAVKDLQSKLIALSLSISSMILKEQIDKQKNEEIVRRAIKSLQDKGDL
- the atpC gene encoding ATP synthase F1 subunit epsilon produces the protein MILIFKLKIVTPEGTRFEDEVEYVELATKEGYMGSLTNRLPFVGMLRIAPLTIKIGNRNEVFAVHGGIVEMNGVEMIVVTTAAEKAEDIDIEAAKRAIERAQEELKASEDNFKKIKLQTRIEKNLLRMNVSKNR